From the genome of Deinococcus sp. AJ005, one region includes:
- a CDS encoding DUF1080 domain-containing protein — protein sequence MPDTFPSAHSPPTDLLWQRVRRIGLALLLGGTLSACAGVSGTAALPDSADELAPALQPQTAWTPLFNGTDLSGWTSWLPSRGAGNDPEGVFKVEGGELRVLNVAPTAGEREFGYLLTDKRYANYRLRLHYRWDQQKFAPRAADARDSGVLYHVTGPDRVWPASAEFQILEGGTGDLWQLSGSNLTATVRDPGAQELQYDPLGQPVTTSNVADSYRRMVRAGGVQELPGWNTLELVVSGDEATQIVNGQLAAQATHLRAPDGSALTAGRIALQAEGAAVSYRDIELRPLAYLTPPPGAQVLLGSSSTAQSVNSDWQDRRGGDVRWPVQGGALTVQPSSDPQDTNDLRTRGSFGDFRLHLEFRVPASRTGLAEQDRGNSGVYLQGRYEVQILDSFGATLEGQNDLGAIYGQHDARSNAALPSGTWQSYDIEFRAARWEDGQKTGDARATVYLNGEKVQDDVPLSASTLLGDPEADSPGPIVLQDHGSKVSFRNVWVLPGAELPPSSPTAP from the coding sequence ATGCCCGACACTTTCCCTTCTGCCCACTCGCCCCCCACAGACCTGCTGTGGCAGCGAGTGCGCCGTATCGGTCTGGCACTGCTGCTGGGCGGAACGCTCTCGGCCTGCGCCGGGGTGTCGGGGACGGCGGCACTCCCCGATTCGGCGGATGAGCTGGCCCCCGCCCTTCAGCCCCAGACCGCCTGGACCCCGCTGTTCAACGGCACGGACCTGAGTGGCTGGACCTCCTGGCTGCCCTCGCGCGGTGCGGGCAACGATCCAGAAGGCGTGTTTAAAGTCGAGGGCGGCGAGCTTCGCGTGCTGAACGTTGCGCCCACCGCCGGGGAGCGCGAGTTCGGCTACCTGCTCACTGACAAACGCTATGCCAATTACCGGCTGCGGCTGCACTACCGCTGGGACCAGCAGAAGTTCGCGCCGCGTGCGGCTGATGCGCGGGATTCGGGCGTGCTGTACCACGTCACTGGCCCCGACAGGGTCTGGCCCGCCAGCGCGGAATTTCAGATTCTGGAAGGCGGCACCGGGGACCTGTGGCAACTAAGCGGCAGCAACCTGACGGCCACCGTCCGCGATCCGGGGGCGCAGGAGTTGCAATATGACCCCCTCGGCCAGCCCGTGACCACCAGCAACGTGGCCGACAGTTATCGGCGCATGGTCCGCGCGGGCGGCGTACAGGAGCTGCCGGGCTGGAACACGCTGGAACTGGTGGTCTCCGGCGACGAGGCCACGCAGATCGTCAACGGGCAACTCGCGGCGCAGGCCACGCACCTGCGCGCGCCGGACGGCTCGGCCCTGACTGCTGGCCGCATTGCCCTCCAGGCCGAGGGCGCAGCCGTGTCCTACCGCGACATCGAACTGCGCCCACTGGCCTACCTGACCCCGCCCCCGGGCGCACAGGTGCTGCTGGGGAGTTCCAGCACCGCGCAGAGTGTCAACAGCGACTGGCAGGACCGGCGCGGGGGCGACGTGAGGTGGCCGGTGCAGGGCGGCGCGCTGACCGTTCAGCCCAGCAGTGACCCCCAGGACACCAATGACCTGCGCACGCGGGGCAGCTTCGGGGACTTCCGGCTGCATCTGGAATTCCGGGTGCCCGCCAGCCGCACGGGTCTGGCCGAGCAGGACCGGGGCAACAGCGGCGTGTACCTCCAGGGCCGCTACGAGGTGCAGATTCTCGATTCCTTCGGGGCGACGCTGGAGGGCCAGAATGATCTGGGGGCCATCTACGGCCAGCACGACGCCCGCAGCAACGCCGCCCTGCCGTCCGGGACATGGCAGAGTTACGACATCGAATTCCGCGCGGCGCGCTGGGAAGATGGACAGAAGACCGGAGACGCCCGCGCCACGGTGTACCTCAACGGCGAGAAGGTGCAGGACGACGTGCCCCTGAGTGCCTCCACCCTGTTGGGTGACCCGGAGGCCGATTCGCCCGGACCCATCGTGTTGCAGGACCACGGCAGCAAGGTCAGTTTCAGGAACGTCTGGGTGCTGCCAGGGGCGGAGCTGCCTCCATCGTCGCCAACAGCTCCGTGA
- a CDS encoding FAD-binding oxidoreductase: protein MTPTLPRPDTLSPAALDALKAHFGEKLDTTAAALESHGRDESRQESALPHAVLFAQSETDVVDALKLASEHGFPVVPFAVGSSLEGQVVPVNGGLSLDVSGMKAVLEVAAGGFQATVQPGLTYPELNRQIRHLGLFFPVDPGAEASLGGMASTNASGTAAVRYGTMRDNVLELRVALASGEVIRVGSKARKTSAGYDLKNLFIGAEGTLGVITELTVKLWPLPANLVVLRANFASLGAAARCAVDIMAAALQPERLELIDERQIHAVNVHKGTDFPEAPTLWIELASPSETALAEALDLCRELVTDGGGMGLHAAHSAEERAKLWEARHHAYYAITALNPGHVNMTTDLCVPLHQLPEVVEFTRHEADAAGLDASIVGHVGDGNFHVLFHALPDDAETWAKVNAVYDAMITETLARGGTCTGEHGVGLHKRAYLAREHADTLGLMRGIKALLDPAGLLNPGKILP, encoded by the coding sequence ATGACCCCCACCCTCCCCCGCCCCGATACCCTCTCCCCCGCCGCCCTGGACGCCTTAAAAGCCCATTTTGGCGAGAAGCTGGACACCACCGCCGCTGCCCTGGAATCGCATGGCCGCGACGAGAGCCGCCAGGAATCTGCCCTGCCACACGCCGTTCTGTTCGCCCAGAGCGAGACGGACGTGGTGGACGCACTGAAACTGGCCTCCGAACACGGCTTTCCGGTGGTGCCGTTCGCGGTGGGCAGCAGCCTTGAGGGACAGGTGGTGCCGGTAAACGGCGGGCTGTCGCTGGACGTGAGCGGCATGAAGGCCGTGCTGGAGGTGGCGGCAGGCGGCTTCCAGGCCACCGTGCAGCCGGGCCTGACCTACCCGGAACTGAACCGCCAGATTCGCCATCTGGGTCTGTTTTTCCCCGTTGATCCCGGCGCAGAGGCCAGTCTGGGCGGCATGGCGTCCACCAACGCCAGCGGCACGGCGGCGGTGCGCTACGGCACCATGCGCGACAACGTGCTGGAACTGCGGGTGGCCCTGGCCTCCGGCGAGGTGATCCGGGTGGGCAGCAAGGCCAGGAAGACCAGCGCCGGATATGACCTCAAGAACCTGTTTATCGGTGCGGAAGGAACACTGGGTGTGATCACCGAACTGACGGTCAAGCTGTGGCCGCTGCCTGCCAATCTGGTGGTGCTGCGGGCCAATTTTGCCTCGCTGGGGGCCGCCGCTCGCTGTGCGGTGGACATCATGGCCGCGGCGCTGCAACCCGAGCGACTGGAGCTGATTGACGAACGCCAGATTCACGCCGTCAACGTTCACAAGGGCACCGACTTTCCCGAAGCGCCGACGCTGTGGATCGAGCTGGCCTCTCCCAGTGAAACGGCGCTGGCCGAGGCACTGGACCTGTGCCGCGAACTGGTCACGGACGGCGGGGGCATGGGCCTGCACGCCGCCCACAGCGCCGAGGAACGCGCAAAACTGTGGGAGGCCCGCCACCACGCCTATTACGCCATCACCGCACTCAATCCCGGCCACGTCAACATGACCACGGACCTGTGTGTACCTTTGCACCAGTTGCCGGAGGTGGTGGAATTTACCCGGCACGAGGCAGATGCGGCGGGACTGGACGCCAGCATCGTGGGGCATGTCGGGGACGGTAATTTTCATGTGCTGTTCCACGCGCTACCCGACGATGCGGAAACGTGGGCAAAAGTCAACGCGGTCTACGACGCGATGATCACCGAGACGCTGGCACGCGGCGGCACCTGCACCGGGGAACACGGCGTCGGGCTGCACAAACGCGCCTATCTGGCCCGCGAACACGCCGACACGCTGGGGCTGATGCGCGGCATCAAGGCGCTGCTGGACCCGGCGGGACTGCTCAATCCAGGGAAGATTCTGCCCTGA